One Kangiella geojedonensis DNA segment encodes these proteins:
- a CDS encoding type IV pilin protein, translating to MKQNNGFTLIEVMIVVAVVAVLAAIAIPSYNQYVVRSKRADAMGTLMSASQAVERYKSNNNFSYDGVEDANVIPTQVPSDGGDAYYTIGFQGDPTVTTYTLIATPTGSQPASDGTLTVNQNGVKTWNGNNCWPESGNSC from the coding sequence ATGAAACAAAATAATGGTTTTACATTAATAGAAGTCATGATTGTGGTTGCTGTTGTAGCGGTTCTTGCCGCTATTGCAATCCCATCCTACAATCAATATGTAGTACGCTCTAAGCGAGCCGATGCGATGGGGACTTTAATGTCAGCTTCACAGGCTGTAGAGCGTTATAAGTCAAATAATAACTTTAGCTATGATGGTGTTGAGGACGCTAATGTTATACCGACGCAAGTACCTTCCGATGGAGGTGATGCTTACTATACTATTGGGTTCCAGGGTGATCCAACAGTTACAACCTATACTCTAATAGCCACACCTACAGGCTCTCAACCGGCTTCTGATGGTACTTTGACAGTTAATCAGAACGGCGTAAAAACCTGGAATGGTAATAACTGTTGGCCAGAATCAGGTAATAGTTGCTAA
- the ileS gene encoding isoleucine--tRNA ligase, translated as MSDYKDTLNLPKTKFEMRGNLPNREPKMLAEWDKNDLYGEIRKARAGREQFILHDGPPYANGNIHIGHSVNKILKDIVVKSKTISGFDSPYVPGWDCHGLPIENVVEKKVGKAGQKVSHADFRQKCRDYAEKQVDGQMKDFVRLGVLGEWDNPYKTMNFSFEANIVRALSKLVKNGHMHKGEKPVYWSVVGGSSLAEAEVEYQDKTSFSIYVRYPLADIEGFEKAFDGAACKNTSVVIWTTTPWTLPSSQAVTVHADFRYVLVKAGDEQFVLAEDLYKQVMEEAEITDYDVIATTTGDRLENLQINHPFYDKTLPVIVGDHVTTDAGTGLVHTAPDHGPDDFQVVKKYGIGLLNYVMANGVFSDDTPIFNGQHVYKVDQPIVEHLVENGKLLHQDKIRHSYPHCWRTKTPLIYRATPQWFISMSQNGLQSTAMQEIKKVKWVPDWGQARIESMVESRPDWCISRQRTWGVPLCLFIDKKDGQPHPDAAELMEKVSQLIEEKGIQAWYDLDAADYVDADKYEKIDDTLDVWFDSGVTHYCVLSARDYLSQPADLYLEGSDQHRGWFQSSLLTSVGIHGHAPYKHCLTHGFVVDGKGEKMSKSKGNVMAPNDVINKLGADVLRLWVSSADYRGEMAVSDEILKRTGDTYRRLRNTSRFLLANLEGFEPSMDLLAKDELLPLDRWAVDVAYQAQAAIIDAYENYNFWVVAQKIHHFCSIDMGSFYLDIIKDRQYTAKRGSKAQRSCQTALYHIVEALVRWMAPILSFTANEIWPLLPQPANGEREKSVFISEWYEGLFPMENADITTEDWDRISNVKDAINKAIEVKRKEGVIGGSLQAEVTIHADEQLHAVLSKLEDELRFVFITSQAKLVNDDAGEATDIEGLKLTINASDAEKCERCWHYRDDVGSNSDHPTICNRCVENVVGDGEVRHYA; from the coding sequence ATGAGTGACTATAAAGACACACTAAACTTACCGAAAACTAAGTTTGAGATGCGTGGTAACTTGCCTAATCGTGAGCCAAAAATGTTGGCGGAGTGGGATAAAAACGATTTATACGGCGAAATTCGTAAAGCACGAGCAGGGCGTGAGCAATTCATTTTGCACGACGGCCCTCCGTATGCAAACGGCAATATTCATATTGGTCACTCAGTCAATAAAATTCTGAAAGATATTGTGGTAAAGAGCAAAACCATCAGTGGTTTTGATAGCCCGTACGTTCCAGGTTGGGACTGTCATGGTCTGCCAATCGAAAACGTAGTTGAGAAGAAAGTCGGTAAAGCAGGTCAGAAAGTGTCCCACGCGGACTTCCGTCAAAAATGCCGTGACTATGCTGAAAAACAAGTTGATGGTCAGATGAAGGATTTCGTTCGTCTGGGGGTTCTTGGCGAGTGGGACAATCCCTATAAAACCATGAATTTTAGTTTTGAGGCGAATATCGTTCGTGCGCTCTCGAAGCTGGTGAAAAACGGTCACATGCACAAGGGCGAGAAGCCTGTGTACTGGAGCGTGGTGGGTGGTTCCTCGTTGGCTGAAGCGGAAGTTGAGTATCAGGACAAGACTTCGTTCTCGATTTATGTGCGCTATCCGCTGGCTGATATCGAAGGCTTCGAAAAAGCGTTTGATGGTGCTGCCTGCAAGAATACCTCGGTAGTTATCTGGACGACAACACCTTGGACATTACCGTCAAGCCAAGCGGTCACGGTGCATGCTGACTTCCGTTATGTATTGGTAAAGGCGGGTGATGAACAGTTTGTGTTAGCTGAAGACTTGTATAAGCAGGTGATGGAAGAGGCTGAAATCACTGACTATGACGTTATCGCTACGACGACTGGCGACAGATTAGAAAACTTACAGATTAATCATCCTTTTTACGACAAAACATTACCCGTGATTGTGGGTGATCACGTGACTACTGATGCCGGTACTGGTTTGGTTCACACAGCGCCAGACCATGGTCCAGACGACTTCCAAGTAGTCAAAAAGTACGGAATTGGCTTATTGAATTATGTCATGGCTAATGGTGTCTTCTCCGACGACACGCCTATTTTCAATGGCCAGCACGTGTATAAAGTCGACCAGCCGATCGTTGAGCACTTGGTTGAGAACGGTAAGTTATTACACCAAGACAAAATTCGTCACAGCTATCCGCATTGTTGGCGTACAAAAACCCCATTGATATATCGTGCTACCCCTCAGTGGTTTATTTCCATGTCGCAAAATGGTTTGCAATCGACGGCGATGCAGGAAATCAAAAAGGTTAAGTGGGTTCCAGACTGGGGCCAGGCACGTATCGAGTCTATGGTTGAGAGCCGTCCTGACTGGTGTATTTCACGCCAGCGTACTTGGGGCGTCCCATTGTGCTTATTTATTGATAAGAAAGATGGTCAGCCTCACCCTGACGCAGCCGAGCTTATGGAAAAGGTTTCTCAGTTGATTGAAGAGAAGGGTATTCAGGCCTGGTATGACTTGGATGCAGCTGACTATGTTGACGCCGACAAGTATGAAAAAATTGATGATACGTTGGACGTTTGGTTTGACTCAGGCGTGACGCATTATTGTGTGCTATCTGCTCGTGATTACTTGAGTCAGCCAGCAGATTTGTACCTTGAAGGCTCGGATCAGCATCGTGGATGGTTCCAGTCGTCATTATTAACGTCGGTGGGTATTCACGGTCATGCGCCTTATAAGCACTGCTTAACCCACGGTTTTGTGGTTGATGGCAAAGGCGAGAAAATGTCGAAGTCGAAAGGCAACGTCATGGCGCCGAATGATGTGATTAATAAACTGGGTGCGGACGTGTTGCGTCTATGGGTTTCTTCAGCAGATTACCGTGGCGAAATGGCGGTTTCTGATGAAATTCTAAAGCGTACCGGTGATACTTACCGTCGCTTGCGGAATACTTCTCGATTTTTGCTAGCGAACCTTGAAGGTTTCGAGCCATCAATGGACTTATTAGCTAAAGATGAGTTGTTACCGCTGGATCGTTGGGCCGTAGATGTAGCTTATCAAGCACAAGCTGCCATTATTGATGCCTATGAGAATTACAACTTCTGGGTAGTGGCTCAGAAGATCCACCATTTCTGCTCAATTGATATGGGTAGCTTCTACTTAGATATCATTAAAGATCGTCAGTACACGGCTAAGCGCGGCTCCAAAGCTCAGCGCTCGTGTCAAACTGCCTTGTATCATATCGTTGAAGCTTTAGTTCGCTGGATGGCGCCTATCTTGAGCTTTACGGCTAACGAGATTTGGCCATTGCTACCACAACCTGCAAATGGTGAGCGCGAGAAGAGTGTGTTCATTTCTGAGTGGTATGAAGGTTTATTCCCAATGGAAAATGCAGACATTACTACGGAAGATTGGGATCGTATTTCTAACGTTAAGGACGCAATCAATAAAGCGATCGAGGTGAAGCGTAAAGAAGGTGTGATTGGTGGCTCACTACAAGCAGAAGTGACCATTCATGCCGATGAACAGCTGCATGCTGTATTAAGCAAGTTAGAAGACGAGCTTCGTTTTGTCTTTATTACCTCTCAGGCAAAGCTGGTTAACGATGATGCTGGTGAAGCGACTGATATTGAGGGCTTGAAATTAACCATTAATGCGTCAGATGCTGAAAAGTGTGAGCGTTGCTGGCACTACCGTGACGATGTTGGCTCTAATAGCGACCATCCGACGATTTGTAATCGTTGTGTCGAAAATGTCGTCGGTGACGGTGAAGTCCGTCATTACGCATAA
- a CDS encoding GspH/FimT family pseudopilin, whose amino-acid sequence MLGSKYSKGMTLIELMITVAILAVVATMAIPSLSSFINNNRLTGEANNLNATLVSARSEAVKLKTDVTVAPVSGSWANGWVVSYIDGGSKVELLNQGKVGTGISLGSSSSKDSVVFDATGYSKNKHLGSNGVVFCDKSGKGRKIDVSPSGSSKVEKVGC is encoded by the coding sequence ATGCTTGGATCAAAATATTCAAAAGGTATGACCCTGATTGAGCTGATGATCACTGTTGCGATTTTAGCTGTTGTCGCAACAATGGCTATTCCATCGCTTAGTAGCTTTATTAACAATAATCGTTTAACGGGTGAAGCTAATAACCTCAATGCAACACTCGTATCGGCACGCAGTGAAGCCGTAAAGCTTAAAACTGATGTTACGGTTGCTCCAGTGAGTGGCTCATGGGCTAATGGCTGGGTCGTTTCTTACATTGATGGTGGCTCTAAAGTTGAGTTATTGAACCAGGGTAAAGTGGGTACAGGGATTTCACTAGGCAGTTCATCATCTAAAGACTCAGTAGTTTTCGATGCAACTGGTTATAGTAAAAATAAGCACTTAGGTTCAAACGGGGTCGTGTTTTGCGACAAAAGTGGCAAAGGAAGGAAGATTGATGTGTCACCATCGGGTTCGTCCAAAGTTGAGAAGGTGGGCTGTTAA
- the pilV gene encoding type IV pilus modification protein PilV, translated as MIISKKQIQGLTLIEVLITVLVVAIGMLGMAALQVKTLTSTQESYARSQAVSWLTDASSRIMANREFFADDPGSFYTGGADSGTFVQWCEVTGVPYEAKSTCGDSCSGEALAQADIDSICMSLDSSGIQGAQVGVACNDRVADADACSTGSKLTLYAAWPQIERSDFGDKQVTTSRCDGVLPDGTDASVGYSCAIVEIIP; from the coding sequence ATGATTATTTCTAAAAAACAAATTCAGGGACTCACCTTAATCGAGGTACTTATTACTGTTTTGGTTGTTGCCATTGGTATGCTTGGAATGGCAGCGCTACAAGTTAAAACGCTTACATCAACTCAAGAAAGTTATGCACGCTCGCAGGCTGTTTCTTGGTTAACTGATGCTAGCTCACGCATTATGGCAAATAGAGAGTTTTTTGCTGATGATCCTGGCTCGTTTTACACCGGAGGCGCTGACTCAGGAACTTTTGTACAGTGGTGCGAAGTAACCGGTGTTCCTTATGAAGCAAAAAGTACCTGCGGTGACTCGTGTTCGGGAGAAGCGTTAGCGCAAGCTGATATTGACTCTATTTGCATGAGTCTTGATAGTTCGGGCATTCAAGGGGCGCAAGTAGGCGTTGCTTGTAATGATCGAGTTGCTGATGCAGATGCTTGTAGTACCGGCTCTAAGTTAACGTTATATGCCGCTTGGCCACAAATTGAGCGTTCTGATTTTGGCGATAAGCAAGTCACTACAAGCCGTTGTGATGGTGTATTGCCAGACGGGACGGATGCCAGTGTTGGCTATTCATGCGCAATAGTAGAAATTATCCCATAA
- the ispH gene encoding 4-hydroxy-3-methylbut-2-enyl diphosphate reductase, translating to MEIVLANPRGFCAGVDRAIDIVNRAIELFGAPIYVKHEVVHNKFVVDGLREKGAVFIEDLNDVPRDSTLIFSAHGVSQQVRRDAEARNLKVFDATCPLVTKVHMEVARHSRRDEECILIGHKGHPEVEGTMGQYDNPDSGIYLVEDERDVAKLHVKNPEQLFYVTQTTLSVDDTQRLVKALQEKFPKIQGPKKDDICYATQNRQDAVKQLAAECDLILVVGAQNSSNSSRLQELSENEGTRSFLINNAGEIDPAWLEGVDKVGVTAGASAPEVLVQDVIKYLESQGGTNPKESDGVEENIVFVLPSELRPS from the coding sequence TTGGAAATAGTATTAGCAAATCCCCGTGGCTTCTGCGCTGGTGTCGATCGAGCGATTGATATTGTGAATCGTGCGATTGAGTTGTTTGGTGCGCCTATTTATGTGAAGCATGAGGTGGTGCATAACAAATTTGTCGTAGACGGCTTGCGCGAAAAGGGTGCTGTATTCATTGAAGATTTGAATGATGTGCCAAGAGATTCGACCCTAATATTCAGTGCTCACGGCGTTTCTCAACAGGTTCGTCGTGATGCCGAAGCGCGTAATCTTAAAGTATTCGATGCAACTTGCCCTTTAGTGACTAAAGTGCATATGGAGGTTGCTCGACACAGTCGTCGTGATGAAGAATGTATTTTAATAGGTCATAAGGGACACCCTGAAGTTGAAGGCACTATGGGGCAGTATGATAACCCTGACTCAGGTATCTATTTAGTCGAAGATGAACGAGATGTTGCTAAGCTTCACGTTAAGAATCCTGAGCAGTTGTTTTATGTTACCCAAACGACTTTGTCGGTTGATGATACCCAGCGCCTTGTGAAAGCACTTCAGGAAAAATTCCCGAAAATTCAAGGCCCTAAGAAAGACGACATTTGTTATGCGACCCAAAACCGCCAGGATGCCGTTAAGCAACTTGCCGCTGAATGCGACTTAATCCTTGTGGTTGGCGCGCAAAACAGCTCTAACTCAAGCCGACTTCAAGAACTTTCTGAAAATGAAGGTACTCGCTCATTCCTTATTAATAATGCCGGCGAGATTGATCCTGCTTGGCTTGAAGGGGTTGATAAAGTCGGTGTTACCGCTGGTGCATCTGCCCCAGAAGTTTTAGTTCAGGATGTGATCAAGTATCTTGAATCTCAAGGCGGTACAAACCCTAAAGAGTCAGACGGCGTGGAAGAGAATATTGTCTTTGTCCTACCGAGTGAGTTACGTCCAAGTTAA
- the fkpB gene encoding FKBP-type peptidyl-prolyl cis-trans isomerase, with amino-acid sequence MTTETDNTVNANSKALVHFNVLLKDGSAADSTRVNGKPVWFIMGDGSLTDVIEKSLLGLKAGDERKLSIHGSDFFGPANPDDVHFMDINQFSADVKLEEGAIIAFEDMMGGTVPGMIREVKGHSVKVDFNHPLADQDIILEIEIVEVRQ; translated from the coding sequence ATGACTACTGAAACAGACAACACCGTTAATGCTAACTCAAAAGCATTGGTACACTTTAACGTCTTGCTCAAGGATGGTTCGGCGGCTGATAGCACCCGCGTCAATGGTAAGCCTGTGTGGTTTATTATGGGCGACGGAAGTTTAACTGACGTGATTGAAAAGTCATTACTAGGCCTTAAAGCGGGCGATGAAAGAAAGCTAAGCATTCATGGCTCAGATTTTTTTGGCCCAGCGAATCCCGACGATGTGCATTTCATGGATATTAATCAGTTTTCCGCTGACGTGAAGCTGGAAGAGGGAGCAATCATCGCCTTTGAAGATATGATGGGTGGTACTGTTCCTGGCATGATTCGTGAGGTGAAAGGGCATTCCGTCAAAGTTGACTTTAATCATCCATTGGCCGATCAAGATATAATCCTTGAAATTGAAATTGTCGAAGTGAGACAATAG
- a CDS encoding PilW family protein, producing MTMIMTKIKQEKGFTLVELMVGMLLGLILIAGVFTVYLSTKKTNNTAEGVISAQSDAQLALSFMKEDIARAGWVNNSSITYTMNSPLPADYKTYEGGAGIDMLKIHYESCDSSQAINECIGAAIDSADCNGVAVTPGDTITNVYEVNGGVLTCNDQPLISNVEDFQVLFGELNGSSLNYVTADNITNVSNIRSIRFGLLLTSEKNTSDSNISRNINLLGKDISVNDKKLHLKYETTVVIHNRPSGI from the coding sequence ATGACTATGATTATGACAAAGATAAAGCAAGAAAAGGGTTTTACATTAGTTGAACTGATGGTTGGAATGCTATTAGGCTTAATCTTGATTGCTGGTGTTTTTACCGTCTATTTATCGACTAAAAAAACCAATAACACTGCTGAAGGTGTTATTAGTGCACAGAGTGATGCTCAATTAGCGCTAAGCTTTATGAAAGAAGATATCGCTAGAGCTGGATGGGTTAACAACTCATCCATTACATACACTATGAATAGTCCTCTTCCGGCAGATTATAAAACCTATGAGGGTGGCGCCGGAATTGATATGTTAAAAATCCATTATGAGTCTTGTGATAGTAGCCAAGCGATTAATGAATGTATTGGTGCTGCGATAGACAGTGCTGACTGTAATGGAGTAGCGGTTACGCCCGGAGATACAATTACTAATGTTTATGAAGTAAATGGTGGCGTATTAACTTGTAATGACCAACCACTAATCAGCAATGTAGAAGACTTCCAAGTGTTGTTTGGTGAACTAAACGGTTCCAGCCTTAATTATGTAACCGCTGATAATATCACTAATGTTTCCAATATCCGCAGTATTCGATTTGGTTTGTTACTAACCTCGGAAAAAAACACATCTGATTCGAATATTTCTCGTAATATTAATTTATTAGGAAAGGATATTAGCGTTAACGATAAAAAGCTTCATTTAAAGTATGAAACGACTGTCGTTATCCACAATAGACCGAGTGGGATTTAA
- a CDS encoding PilC/PilY family type IV pilus protein produces MSILMKKLKVAGGSIAISLAIGLGLSAAPNTVYADDTEIFFGEAKTANLLLVLDESGSMSFKDSDAAADEVLVNYWQQRRTEKVENLRARLVGVAEDKARFATLQAYTRAGWTDYVPYNTQFNDRLAGWDLTRAYKDVYYRWIYKDNRITRLKEALYQFLTSEKTKDNNQIGILTYSGGRTPQTKVIQEIRPLDKTTAGKTHRQHLIDSLDEIQPHFGTPTAEGYYQATQYLGGAYTQNGPALPSPILDGACGYNSSIVLLTDGLPTVFDQATYDDIDKIVDTCDASEDGSQNATNNGKQCTEKLSSYYFINDVKKNFPGSTVQTSTVAFALNDKVATDFLKNTASTVNGKKLFFEPTNVESLVRSFDESLNAIQDTTSFVAPSIPLSQSNRLRHSNNLYMGMFKPATQETWFGNLKKYQLSQGRIIDKDGNLAVNTETGTFIEESKSFWGDVEDGNKVEAGGALPYLSVDADPVVYTNLTSNNLNQLTDDFISDYISKNALKVDFQDRLFGENKTFLVPDISSEQLKNYYQWIKHRVTQLDGQDINRFGDVLHSKPEILEYADGSATAFVATNQGYIHAIDIATGKERWAFFPRQMMKKVPEWYTNAIVDHETDFREYGVDGTITIHTEVDNGVKKHYLYVGSRRGGSEVFALDVSNVNKPSMMFTVADDFEFTKAELNYDDEVRTEIPNLGQSWSKPFVVNMHTINGTEKRLVLAGGYDDYYDDRANAINPADNVIKGDGIYSVPYKGSSTYSTIASESDIYNSFAGDLTFIDLDNDSTVDHIYAADVGGKIYRIDFTKKSNAAKIELFADVYDGTVDGPYRFYSKPDVAFAIYNGIPFAVVNLGSGHRSNPKATATSDRYYAFYDFEISEYEKGDDYDPLKASSLLDVTNTTTDPDTGDVSFATVSDIFEEGNTKKGWYFNLQPAEKVLASSTTIDFTTLFTTYIPGPPGCGVTSGVNRLYGVSLLDGKPDVDSFAVGDIASIEDRYTNVKYVGIAPGATVLFPEDTDAALLVGTQTICSGDDCDFFRKNARTIKWKQKE; encoded by the coding sequence GTGAGTATATTAATGAAAAAGCTAAAAGTTGCTGGTGGTTCTATAGCAATATCTTTAGCGATAGGTTTAGGTTTATCAGCTGCTCCGAATACTGTTTATGCTGATGATACCGAGATTTTCTTTGGTGAAGCTAAAACAGCTAACCTATTATTGGTATTAGATGAATCGGGCTCGATGAGCTTTAAAGATAGTGATGCAGCCGCTGATGAAGTTCTTGTGAACTACTGGCAACAGCGTAGAACAGAGAAGGTTGAGAACCTTCGTGCCCGTCTAGTGGGTGTGGCTGAAGATAAAGCACGCTTTGCTACATTACAGGCGTACACAAGAGCAGGCTGGACTGATTATGTGCCTTATAACACTCAGTTTAATGACAGATTAGCAGGTTGGGATTTAACTCGCGCCTATAAAGATGTTTATTATCGCTGGATTTATAAAGACAACCGCATTACTCGTCTTAAAGAAGCTTTATACCAATTTTTAACGTCTGAAAAAACTAAAGACAATAATCAAATTGGTATCCTTACATATTCTGGCGGACGTACACCACAGACTAAAGTCATTCAAGAGATTAGACCGCTTGATAAAACGACCGCGGGTAAAACACACCGTCAGCACTTAATCGATTCACTTGACGAAATTCAACCGCACTTTGGTACTCCAACAGCTGAAGGTTACTATCAAGCGACTCAATACCTTGGTGGAGCTTACACGCAAAATGGGCCAGCTCTGCCGTCGCCAATTCTTGATGGTGCCTGTGGTTATAACAGTTCGATTGTATTACTAACCGATGGTTTGCCGACAGTTTTTGATCAGGCTACCTATGACGATATTGATAAAATTGTAGATACTTGTGACGCTTCAGAAGACGGTAGTCAAAACGCCACAAATAATGGTAAGCAGTGTACTGAAAAGCTGTCTTCTTATTACTTTATTAATGATGTTAAAAAGAACTTCCCAGGATCGACTGTTCAGACATCAACCGTTGCATTTGCACTAAATGATAAAGTGGCTACAGACTTCTTGAAGAATACGGCTTCAACGGTTAACGGTAAAAAGTTATTCTTCGAACCAACAAATGTTGAGTCTTTAGTGCGCTCTTTTGACGAGTCGCTAAATGCCATTCAAGACACAACATCGTTTGTTGCACCTAGTATTCCTTTGAGCCAATCAAACCGCCTACGGCATAGTAATAACCTCTACATGGGTATGTTTAAACCGGCTACTCAAGAAACTTGGTTTGGTAACCTCAAAAAGTATCAATTGTCGCAGGGGCGAATTATCGATAAAGATGGTAACCTCGCTGTAAATACGGAAACAGGTACATTTATTGAAGAGTCAAAAAGTTTCTGGGGTGATGTGGAAGATGGTAATAAAGTAGAAGCAGGAGGTGCACTTCCTTACCTTTCTGTTGACGCCGATCCGGTTGTTTATACTAACTTAACATCAAACAATCTTAACCAACTGACTGATGATTTTATCAGTGATTATATTTCTAAAAACGCCTTAAAAGTTGACTTCCAAGATCGTTTGTTCGGAGAAAATAAAACATTTTTAGTTCCTGATATTTCGAGTGAACAACTGAAGAATTATTACCAGTGGATTAAGCATCGGGTTACTCAGCTAGATGGGCAAGATATTAATCGTTTCGGTGATGTCTTACACTCTAAACCAGAGATTCTTGAGTATGCTGATGGCTCAGCTACAGCGTTTGTGGCAACGAACCAAGGCTACATTCATGCTATAGACATCGCGACTGGTAAAGAGCGCTGGGCATTCTTCCCTCGCCAAATGATGAAAAAAGTTCCAGAGTGGTACACCAATGCGATTGTCGATCATGAAACTGATTTTCGTGAATATGGTGTTGATGGAACCATTACTATTCACACCGAAGTCGACAATGGCGTAAAGAAACATTATCTATACGTAGGTTCTCGAAGAGGCGGTAGCGAAGTATTTGCTTTAGACGTTTCTAATGTGAATAAACCAAGTATGATGTTTACTGTCGCAGATGACTTTGAGTTTACTAAAGCAGAACTCAATTATGATGATGAAGTACGTACTGAAATTCCTAACCTTGGTCAAAGCTGGAGTAAACCGTTTGTAGTAAATATGCATACTATAAACGGCACAGAAAAGCGTCTTGTGCTAGCTGGTGGTTACGACGACTATTACGATGATCGTGCTAATGCTATCAACCCTGCTGATAATGTAATCAAAGGCGATGGTATTTATTCTGTTCCTTACAAGGGTTCATCTACCTATAGCACTATCGCAAGCGAAAGTGATATTTATAATAGTTTTGCTGGCGATTTAACATTTATTGATTTGGATAATGATTCGACTGTGGATCATATTTACGCTGCTGATGTTGGTGGGAAGATTTATAGAATTGACTTTACTAAGAAATCAAATGCCGCAAAAATTGAGCTTTTTGCTGATGTTTATGACGGCACTGTAGATGGTCCTTACCGTTTTTATAGTAAACCTGACGTAGCTTTTGCTATCTATAACGGCATACCGTTTGCTGTTGTGAACTTAGGCTCTGGCCATCGCTCAAATCCTAAAGCAACGGCAACTAGTGATCGTTATTACGCCTTTTATGATTTCGAGATTTCGGAGTATGAAAAAGGCGATGACTATGATCCTCTAAAGGCTTCATCTCTATTAGATGTTACTAATACGACAACAGACCCTGATACAGGAGATGTGAGTTTTGCGACAGTTTCGGATATTTTTGAAGAGGGTAATACTAAGAAAGGGTGGTATTTTAATCTGCAGCCCGCTGAAAAAGTTCTAGCGAGCTCAACCACAATTGACTTTACCACCTTATTTACGACCTATATTCCAGGACCTCCTGGCTGTGGTGTAACCTCAGGTGTCAATAGGTTATATGGTGTGAGCCTGTTAGATGGTAAACCCGATGTAGATAGTTTCGCTGTCGGTGATATTGCTAGTATTGAAGATCGCTACACCAACGTTAAATACGTCGGTATTGCACCGGGTGCTACAGTCTTGTTCCCTGAAGATACGGATGCGGCTTTGTTAGTCGGTACTCAGACAATTTGTAGTGGCGATGACTGTGATTTCTTCCGAAAAAATGCTAGAACTATCAAATGGAAACAAAAAGAGTAA
- the lspA gene encoding signal peptidase II, translated as MDKFKQSGLVWLWITVILLILDQATKIWADANLAPVYGGPIIEVMPHFDLNLAYNYGAAFSFLGDAGGWQRWLFTVIALGISVALLVWMYKTPKSHKLANIGMALILSGAIGNLYDRLAYGYVIDFIDWYVSKDGYHWPTFNIADSVILIGVGLLIIDTFKNPEPKKDEQKAN; from the coding sequence TTGGATAAATTCAAACAGTCAGGCTTAGTGTGGTTATGGATTACGGTGATTTTGTTGATTCTTGATCAGGCAACCAAAATCTGGGCTGACGCAAATTTAGCACCAGTTTATGGCGGACCTATTATAGAAGTCATGCCACATTTTGATCTGAATCTCGCTTATAACTATGGCGCTGCCTTCAGTTTTCTGGGCGATGCCGGTGGCTGGCAGCGTTGGTTGTTTACTGTGATTGCGCTTGGTATCAGCGTGGCTTTGTTAGTGTGGATGTATAAAACGCCGAAGAGCCATAAGTTAGCGAATATTGGTATGGCTTTGATATTGAGTGGCGCTATTGGCAACCTCTATGATCGCTTAGCTTACGGCTATGTGATTGATTTTATTGATTGGTATGTCTCAAAAGATGGCTATCACTGGCCAACTTTTAACATTGCGGATAGTGTGATTTTAATCGGTGTTGGCTTGCTGATCATCGATACTTTCAAGAACCCTGAGCCCAAAAAAGATGAGCAAAAAGCTAACTAG
- a CDS encoding PilX N-terminal domain-containing pilus assembly protein — MNMNKESGFSLVISLLLLMTLTIIGLSIMRSGVLSEKQASNIQEKSVSFHGAQSSNNSVIETYRYDQTILAQTLNAKDLKIKTCVDYTGSVTTDCDTTPTIDSATGVLKGGTDTTYRGCPKAFKCVGNSAGMNNQNSVGCNVFQHQGEAWVDADRDGVEDANEAKTQIEQWSLLVSACGNS; from the coding sequence ATGAATATGAATAAAGAGTCAGGTTTTTCATTGGTCATTTCATTGTTGTTACTAATGACTTTAACCATCATTGGACTATCGATTATGCGCTCGGGCGTTTTGTCTGAAAAGCAAGCATCCAACATCCAAGAAAAAAGCGTTTCTTTCCATGGAGCTCAAAGCTCTAACAACAGTGTGATAGAAACGTATCGTTATGATCAAACTATTCTAGCGCAGACGCTGAATGCTAAAGATTTAAAAATTAAAACCTGTGTTGATTATACTGGTAGCGTCACCACGGATTGCGACACAACACCGACCATTGATAGCGCAACGGGTGTGCTAAAAGGTGGTACGGACACTACTTACCGTGGATGTCCTAAAGCATTCAAGTGTGTGGGCAACTCAGCGGGTATGAATAATCAAAATAGTGTTGGCTGCAATGTTTTTCAGCATCAAGGTGAAGCTTGGGTCGATGCCGATCGTGATGGTGTCGAAGACGCTAATGAAGCTAAAACCCAAATTGAGCAGTGGTCATTATTGGTTTCTGCCTGCGGCAACAGTTAA